Proteins co-encoded in one Gossypium arboreum isolate Shixiya-1 chromosome 11, ASM2569848v2, whole genome shotgun sequence genomic window:
- the LOC108471850 gene encoding TMV resistance protein N-like gives MGGIGKTTLARVAYTQMSSHFEGKSFIADIREVSDKCGLVSLQKQLLSQIFHGECFNFFDVHEGSAIISHRLSHKKVLVVLDNVDNIQHLKCLVGRHDWFGLGSRIVVTTRDEHLLRSWPVDDVYEPTTLNPKDALQLFSLKAFHSDTVLKDDFVELSIHVVNYAGGLPLALEVLGSFLCGRDAAQWRSAIERLKRDSNKEILDKLRISFDGLEEREKNIFLDIACFFNGEKKDFVIKVLDGCDFFPDIGIDVLIKKSLVKVDKHNKDLKMHDLLQEMGRTIVKEQCVDEPGKRCRLWEEKDVHHVLTKNTATEMIEGIIIDNKRESSKMLNLSVDTFLKMKKLRLLKVLCLSNCDDLKYFSNELRLLDWTGYPLRYLPSSF, from the exons ATGGGTGGTATCGGTAAAACGACACTCGCAAGAGTTGCTTACACTCAAATGTCATCTCATTTTGAAGGTAAAAGCTTTATTGCTGATATTCGAGAAGTTTCAGACAAATGCGGACTAGTTTCTTTACAGAAACAACTTCTTTCACAGATCTTTCATGGTGAATGCTTCAACTTTTTCGATGTTCATGAAGGGAGTGCCATAATTAGCCATAGATTGTCTCACAAAAAGGTTCTTGTTGTTCTTGATAATGTTGATAACATACAACACTTAAAATGCTTGGTTGGAAGGCACGATTGGTTCGGATTAGGGAGTAGAATCGTTGTAACAACAAGAGATGAACATTTGCTTCGATCTTGGCCGGTTGATGATGTGTATGAGCCCACAACATTGAATCCCAAAGACGCACTTCAACTTTTCAGTCTGAAAGCTTTCCATAGTGATACAGTGCTGAAAGATGATTTCGTTGAGCTTTCTATACATGTTGTAAATTATGCTGGTGGGCTCCCTTTAGCTCTTGAAGTTTTGGGTTCCTTTTTGTGCGGAAGAGATGCGGCTCAATGGAGAAGTGCGATTGAAAGACTTAAAAGAGATTCTAATAAAGAAATTCTCGATAAACTTCGAATCAGTTTTGATGGACTAGAAGAAAGGGAGAAGAATATATTTTTAGATATAGCATGCTTCTTCAATGGGGAGAAGAAAGATTTTGTAATCAAAGTATTAGATGGTTGTGATTTTTTTCCTGATATTGGAATTGATGTTCTCATTAAAAAATCTCTCGTAAAAGTCGATAAACACAACAAAGATTTGAAGATGCATGACTTGTTGCAAGAAATGGGAAGAACAATTGTTAAAGAACAATGTGTTGATGAACCTGGAAAACGTTGCAGATTGTGGGAGGAAAAGGACGTCCATCATGTCCTAACAAAAAACACT gCTACAGAAATGATTGAAGGCATAATCATCGATAATAAAAG GGAATCGAGTAAGATGCTCAATTTGAGTGTGGATACCTTCTTGAAGATGAAAAAACTGAGATTGCTCAAAGTGCTTTGCCTCTCAAATTGTGATGATCTCAAATATTTTTCTAATGAATTACGACTTTTAGATTGGACAGGATACCCTTTAAGATACTTGCCTTCAAGCTTTTAA
- the LOC128283988 gene encoding disease resistance protein RPV1-like produces the protein MFSLPSTSSSISRKKYDVFLSFRGEDTRNNFTDHLYDALSRSGIVTFRDDPKLEAGEEIAPELFKAIQQSWCSVIVFSQTYAFSSWCLEELAEIVKQHNNDGHKVFPIFYHVDPSDLRKQKEKVEEAFARHKKRYKEDSEKIQRWRNALIQVAAIKGWHLNNR, from the coding sequence ATGTTCTCGTTACCTTCAACTTCTTCCTCcatttctagaaaaaaatatgatgTTTTCTTGAGTTTCAGAGGTGAAGATACCCGCAACAACTTTACCGATCATCTCTATGATGCTCTAAGTAGGAGTGGGATCGTCACTTTCAGAGATGATCCAAAGCTGGAGGCCGGTGAAGAGATCGCACCTGAACTCTTTAAAGCAATTCAGCAATCATGGTGCTCGGTAATCGTTTTTTCACAAACTTATGCCTTTTCAAGTTGGTGCTTGGAGGAGCTTGCTGAGATTGTTAAACAACATAACAACGACGGCCATAAAGTGTTTCCAATTTTTTACCATGTTGATCCTTCTGATTTAAGAAAACAAAAGGAGAAAGTGGAAGAAGCCTTTGCCAGACATAAAAAGAGATACAAAGAAGATAGTGAGAAGATCCAAAGATGGCGAAATGCTTTAATTCAAGTGGCTGCAATCAAGGGATGGCATTTAAATAACAGGTAA
- the LOC108471849 gene encoding disease resistance protein RPV1-like: MSTVMFSHFFLIYYGFQQPLFNLKIMNLKGSQKLIKTPDFTTASNLEVLILEGCTKLVDVHPSIGVLKSLILLNLRDCKSHRSLPTKIGMESLEILILSGCSSLVRFPEIDGNMERLKTLDLSCCYRVENLSENLQQAKFLEKLDLSETAKTEPPSFICQFKNLKVLSFNGRKGPSYKLLSNLPSLFKVIQGRRTNPMARMLPLLSGLSSLTELKLRDCNLCEGDIPRDISGLSCLEKLDLSGNNFISIPASLTRLSKLGYLELSNCNMCTLGEADTHSDISGLSSLWHLDLSGNNFISIHASLTRLSKLENLILSNCNMCTLGEADTHSDISGLSSLRHLDLSGNNFISIPASLTRLSKLHVLYLSNCNMCTLGEADTHCDLSGLSSLIRLHLSGTSKFKKKFS, translated from the exons atgagcaCTGTTATGTTTTCTCATTTCTTTCTAATTTATTATGGTTTTCAACAGCCCTTGTTTAACTTGAAAATAATGAACCTCAAAGGGTCCCAAAAACTGATCAAGACACCAGACTTCACAACAGCATCAAATCTTGAAGTTTTGATTTTGGAAGGTTGTACCAAATTAGTGGATGTTCATCCATCAATCGGAGTGCTTAAGAGCCTTATACTTTTGAATTTAAGAGATTGCAAAAGTCATAGGAGTCTTCCAACCAAAATTGGAATGGAATCTCTTGAAATATTAATTCTTTCGGGTTGCTCAAGTCTTGTAAGGTTTCCGGAGATTGATGGAAATATGGAACGTCTAAAAACTCTAGATCTTTCCTGTTGTTATAGAGTGGAAAATTTATCGGAGAATTTGCAGCAAGCAAAGTTTTTGGAAAAGCTCGACTTGAGTGAAACAGCCAAAACAGAACCACCATCCTTCATTTGTCAATTTAAAAATCTTAAAGTTCTGTCTTTCAATGGGCGCAAGGGACCATCATATAAGTTATTATCAAATTTACCTTCTCTTTTCAAGGTAATCCAAGGAAGAAGGACGAATCCCATGGCTCGGATGTTGCCTTTGTTGTCAGGTTTGAGTTCTTTAACAGAGCTAAAACTAAGGGACTGCAATCTTTGTGAAGGAGATATTCCACGTGATATTTCTGGTCTATCTTGTTTGGAAAAACTTGATCTTAGTGGTAACAATTTCATCAGCATACCTGCATCTCTTACTCGACTCTCGAAGCTTGGATATCTTGAATTGTCAAATTGCAACATGTGCACTCTTGGTGAAGCAGATACTCATAGTGATATTTCTGGTCTATCCTCTTTGTGGCATCTTGATCTTAGTGGTAACAATTTCATCAGCATACATGCATCTCTTACTCGACTCTCAAAGCTTGAAAATCTTATATTGTCAAATTGCAACATGTGCACTCTTGGTGAAGCAGATACTCATAGTGATATTTCTGGTCTATCCTCTTTGCGTCATCTTGACCTTAGTGGTAACAATTTCATCAGCATACCTGCATCTCTTACTCGACTCTCAAAGCTTCATGTTCTTTACTTGTCAAATTGCAACATGTGCACTCTTGGTGAAGCAGATACTCATTGTGATCTTTCTGGTCTATCCTCTTTGATACGTCTTCATCTTAGTG GCACTTCCAAATTCAAGAAAAAATTTTCATAA